Proteins from a single region of Microbacterium sp. zg-Y818:
- a CDS encoding DEAD/DEAH box helicase, whose amino-acid sequence MTSPSPAERFAAASEARRHPLTAEFAEQQRFTLDPFQIAGCQSLEDGRSVLVAAPTGAGKTIVGEFAVHLAMREPGDKAFYTTPMKALSNQKFRELQEVYGEDEVGLLTGDTNINGNARVVVMTTEVLRNMLYADSPALRGLRFVVMDEVHYLADRFRGAVWEEVIIHLPPSVRLVSLSATVSNAEEFGDWLDTVRGDTDVIVSETRPVPLEQHVLVRGDLLPLFDDRAGIATAQVNQELMRIRSVKGQTFEENRRVHGHNSARQAGYEPGHRRPQRGGRRPVRPGNVQRVERLDRPAVVQLLQRANLLPAIFFIFSRAGCDGAVQQVRRSGLRLTDTDERAEIRRLVDERTAALNADDLDALGFWEWRENLERGIAAHHAGLLPAFKEVVEELFRRKLVKAVFATETLALGINMPARTVVLEKLEKFNGEARVAITSGEYTQLTGRAGRRGIDVEGHAVIQWTEGLDPQAVAALASRRTYPLNSSFRPTYNMAVNLIDRFGRAEARKILESSFAQFQADRSVVGLARQVREAEDSLAGYRQAQTCERGDFTEYAAIRRELSDLEKLNRADRTAPARIRKQRQQEMEALRRRMQRHPCHSCPDREHHARWGERYWKLKRRTDKLRNQIQTRTGTVARVFDRVVDVLTELDYVVVDEEGRTTLTAAGRTMRRIYGERDLLVAEALRRGIWNNLDAASLAALACCLVYEPRRDSEGPGEYGLPRGAFRTALTETQLLWAQLDDLEREHHLPGTESVATGLAQAMYTWARGGMLDRVLTEADLAAGDFVRWAKQTIDLLDQLSLVADAPVATTARKALDAVRRGIVAYSAV is encoded by the coding sequence GTGACCTCTCCCAGCCCCGCGGAGCGGTTCGCCGCCGCGTCCGAGGCGCGGCGGCATCCGCTGACAGCGGAGTTCGCCGAGCAGCAGCGCTTCACGCTCGATCCCTTCCAGATCGCCGGATGCCAGTCGCTCGAGGATGGCCGCAGCGTGCTGGTGGCCGCGCCCACGGGTGCGGGCAAGACGATCGTCGGCGAGTTCGCCGTGCATCTGGCGATGCGCGAGCCCGGCGACAAGGCGTTCTACACCACACCGATGAAGGCGCTGTCGAACCAGAAGTTCCGCGAGCTGCAGGAGGTGTACGGCGAGGACGAGGTCGGCCTTCTCACCGGCGACACCAACATCAACGGCAACGCCCGGGTCGTGGTCATGACGACCGAGGTGCTGCGCAACATGCTCTATGCCGACTCGCCGGCGCTGCGGGGCCTGCGGTTCGTGGTCATGGACGAGGTGCACTACCTCGCCGACCGGTTCCGCGGCGCGGTGTGGGAAGAGGTCATCATCCACCTGCCGCCCAGCGTGCGGCTGGTGTCGCTGTCGGCGACCGTCTCCAATGCCGAGGAGTTCGGCGACTGGCTCGACACGGTGCGCGGCGACACCGACGTCATCGTGTCGGAGACCCGGCCGGTGCCGCTGGAGCAGCACGTGCTCGTGCGCGGCGACCTGCTGCCCCTGTTCGACGACCGCGCCGGCATCGCCACCGCGCAGGTCAATCAGGAGCTCATGCGCATCCGGTCCGTCAAGGGCCAGACGTTCGAGGAGAACCGTCGTGTGCACGGACACAACAGTGCGCGCCAGGCCGGCTACGAGCCCGGCCACCGGCGGCCCCAGCGCGGCGGCAGACGACCGGTCAGGCCCGGCAACGTGCAGCGCGTGGAGCGGCTCGACCGCCCCGCCGTCGTACAGCTGCTGCAGCGGGCGAACCTGCTGCCGGCGATCTTCTTCATCTTCAGCCGCGCCGGCTGCGACGGCGCGGTGCAGCAGGTGCGCCGCTCGGGTCTGCGCCTGACCGACACCGATGAGCGCGCCGAGATCCGCCGTCTGGTCGACGAGCGCACCGCGGCGCTCAACGCCGACGATCTGGATGCACTGGGCTTCTGGGAGTGGCGCGAGAACCTCGAGCGCGGCATCGCGGCGCACCACGCGGGTCTGCTCCCGGCCTTCAAGGAGGTCGTCGAGGAGCTCTTCCGCCGCAAGCTCGTGAAGGCCGTCTTCGCCACCGAGACGCTCGCCCTCGGCATCAACATGCCGGCCCGCACGGTCGTGCTCGAGAAGCTCGAGAAGTTCAACGGCGAGGCCCGCGTCGCCATCACCTCGGGGGAGTACACCCAGCTCACCGGCCGCGCCGGGCGCCGCGGCATCGACGTCGAGGGCCACGCCGTCATCCAGTGGACCGAGGGCCTCGATCCGCAGGCCGTCGCCGCCCTGGCCTCGCGGCGCACCTATCCGCTGAACTCCAGCTTCCGCCCGACGTACAACATGGCGGTCAACCTCATCGATCGGTTCGGCCGCGCCGAGGCCCGCAAGATCCTCGAGTCGTCGTTCGCGCAGTTCCAGGCCGACCGGTCGGTGGTCGGTCTCGCGCGCCAGGTGCGCGAGGCCGAGGACTCGCTCGCCGGCTACCGGCAGGCGCAGACGTGCGAGCGCGGGGACTTCACCGAGTACGCCGCCATCCGTCGCGAGCTCAGCGACCTCGAGAAGCTCAACCGGGCCGACCGCACGGCCCCCGCACGTATCCGCAAGCAGCGCCAGCAGGAGATGGAGGCGCTGCGTCGCCGAATGCAGCGCCACCCCTGCCACAGCTGCCCCGACCGCGAGCACCACGCGCGCTGGGGCGAGCGCTACTGGAAGCTCAAGCGTCGCACCGACAAGCTGCGCAACCAGATCCAGACCCGCACCGGCACCGTCGCGCGGGTGTTCGACCGCGTCGTCGACGTGCTCACGGAGCTCGACTACGTCGTCGTCGACGAGGAGGGGCGGACCACCCTCACCGCCGCCGGCCGCACGATGCGGCGCATCTACGGCGAACGCGACCTGCTCGTGGCTGAGGCCCTGCGCCGTGGCATCTGGAACAACCTGGATGCCGCTTCGCTCGCGGCCCTTGCGTGCTGCCTCGTCTACGAACCGCGCCGTGATTCCGAGGGGCCCGGAGAGTACGGGCTGCCCCGCGGGGCCTTCCGTACCGCCCTCACCGAGACGCAGCTGCTGTGGGCGCAGCTGGACGACCTCGAACGCGAACACCACCTGCCGGGCACCGAGTCGGTCGCCACGGGCCTCGCCCAGGCGATGTACACCTGGGCGCGCGGGGGCATGCTCGACCGCGTGCTGACCGAGGCGGACCTCGCCGCGGGCGACTTCGTGCGCTGGGCAAAGCAGACCATCGACCTGCTCGACCAGCTGTCGCTCGTGGCCGACGCCCCGGTGGCCACCACAGCGCGTAAGGCGCTCGACGCCGTGCGACGCGGGATCGTCGCCTACAGCGCGGTATGA
- a CDS encoding glycerophosphodiester phosphodiesterase family protein: MTHPWFAGRAPRILAHRGFVPPDAEGIVENSFAAIAAAHAAGAGYIESDCHLTADGHVVLLHDADLSRTLGDPRPVAEVTLAELERLMGDSGGLITLRQALEGFPDVRFNLDVKAEAAAVPVGRTVAPHAERVLLASFSDARRRAALQAADRFGRGIRPATSAGTATIARVLAGVRAHSPWVVRRALDGIDALQIPERRGPVRVVTPRLIEAAHRCGVEVHVWTVNDPMDMARLLDLGVDGLVTDRVDLALRRVAEGR, encoded by the coding sequence GTGACGCACCCCTGGTTCGCGGGGCGCGCGCCTCGCATCCTCGCTCATCGGGGTTTCGTCCCCCCGGATGCCGAAGGCATCGTGGAGAACAGCTTCGCGGCGATCGCGGCCGCCCACGCCGCCGGCGCGGGGTACATCGAGTCCGACTGCCATCTCACCGCCGACGGCCACGTCGTGCTGCTGCACGACGCCGACCTCAGCCGCACCCTCGGCGACCCGCGACCGGTGGCGGAGGTCACCCTCGCCGAGCTGGAACGACTGATGGGAGACAGCGGCGGCCTCATCACCCTGCGCCAAGCCCTCGAGGGATTCCCGGACGTGCGGTTCAACCTCGATGTCAAAGCCGAGGCGGCCGCCGTGCCCGTCGGGCGCACCGTCGCCCCCCACGCCGAGCGCGTGCTGCTGGCGAGCTTCTCCGACGCCCGGCGGCGCGCGGCGCTGCAGGCCGCCGACCGCTTCGGCCGCGGCATCCGCCCTGCAACGTCCGCCGGCACCGCCACCATCGCGCGCGTCCTCGCGGGCGTGCGCGCCCACTCCCCCTGGGTGGTGCGCCGCGCTCTCGACGGCATAGACGCGCTGCAGATTCCGGAGCGTCGCGGGCCGGTGCGGGTGGTCACCCCGCGGCTCATCGAGGCCGCACATCGCTGCGGCGTCGAGGTGCACGTGTGGACGGTCAACGACCCGATGGACATGGCGCGGCTGCTGGACCTCGGTGTTGACGGCCTGGTCACCGACCGCGTCGACCTCGCGTTGCGAAGGGTCGCCGAGGGCCGCTGA
- a CDS encoding RNA polymerase-binding protein RbpA, which produces MADRSLRGIRLGASSLQSEDGVVFHERTTHTYVCNTCGRESTLPFAVDAEAPETWECRTCGAEAVLRVGGKTVEVDHSGDKVPRTHWDMLLERRTIPELEELLEDRLTFIRERRGAGQSATAKKSA; this is translated from the coding sequence ATGGCAGACCGCAGTTTGCGCGGCATCCGACTCGGCGCGTCCAGCCTACAGAGCGAGGACGGCGTCGTTTTTCATGAGCGGACCACACACACGTACGTGTGCAACACGTGCGGCCGTGAGTCCACTCTTCCCTTTGCGGTCGATGCCGAAGCGCCCGAGACCTGGGAGTGCCGCACGTGCGGCGCCGAGGCCGTGCTGCGCGTCGGCGGCAAGACCGTCGAGGTGGACCACAGCGGCGACAAGGTGCCGCGTACGCACTGGGACATGCTGCTGGAGCGGCGCACGATCCCCGAGCTCGAGGAACTGCTCGAGGATCGGCTCACGTTCATCCGTGAGCGGCGCGGTGCAGGCCAGAGCGCCACGGCGAAGAAGAGCGCCTGA
- the lnt gene encoding apolipoprotein N-acyltransferase, which produces MSGAPEKQSTAERPLLPLWLALVAALVGGPVLDLAFPDVGWWPLAFVGVALALVSLIGRSVWGALAVGLVFGVSFYFTHIIWITRYLGLLPWFGLGGLQALFWALGSIPIALAYRWMPQVRGGRWARLVALPALVAGLWTARELIMGSWPYTGFPWGRLGMSQSESPLAHIASWTGVAGLTFLMVFATAAAVEWARLGAWRAWRTALPAAVAVAVLLLTPAFPTTPAGTMRVGAVQGNGPAGYFDERESYDVFQSQLDATEPLLGEDLDVLLWPEGGIDADPLRNESVARVLDQLAASLDAPLIVNAATQRDDAVYNTSMLWEPDADNPVALHDKRTPVPFGEYVPDRWFFEAIVPDLVGLIQREYTPGTNPPVFDVDGVNVGLAICFDVIYDDVVWEGARDGAEVYMMQTNNADFRDTDENLQQLAFARMRAIETGRAVVNLSTVGTSQVIAPDGTVIDGLAAGEAGAMVTDVPLRTGLTPAVVIGGAVKLVLGWGSVLAFAVLAGAHLMSARRRAAQTTKPAPEGTGVTESV; this is translated from the coding sequence ATGAGCGGGGCGCCGGAAAAGCAGAGCACGGCCGAGCGGCCGCTGCTGCCGCTGTGGCTCGCCCTCGTGGCCGCGCTCGTCGGCGGCCCGGTGCTCGACCTCGCCTTCCCCGACGTGGGATGGTGGCCGCTCGCGTTCGTCGGTGTCGCGCTCGCCCTCGTGTCGCTCATCGGCCGGTCGGTCTGGGGAGCACTGGCCGTCGGCCTCGTCTTCGGCGTCTCGTTCTACTTCACGCACATCATCTGGATCACGCGCTACCTGGGGCTGCTGCCCTGGTTCGGCCTCGGAGGGCTGCAGGCCCTCTTCTGGGCACTCGGGTCCATCCCGATCGCCCTGGCGTACCGATGGATGCCACAGGTGCGCGGCGGCCGGTGGGCGCGTCTGGTGGCCCTTCCTGCGCTCGTGGCGGGCCTGTGGACCGCACGGGAGCTGATCATGGGCTCTTGGCCCTACACCGGCTTCCCCTGGGGTCGGCTGGGCATGAGCCAGTCCGAGAGTCCGCTCGCCCACATCGCCTCGTGGACGGGCGTCGCCGGACTCACGTTCCTGATGGTGTTCGCCACCGCGGCCGCCGTGGAATGGGCGCGCCTCGGTGCCTGGCGCGCCTGGCGCACGGCGCTGCCCGCGGCGGTGGCGGTCGCGGTGCTGCTGCTCACTCCGGCCTTTCCCACCACCCCCGCCGGCACGATGCGCGTGGGCGCTGTGCAGGGAAACGGCCCGGCGGGGTATTTCGACGAGCGGGAGTCGTACGACGTCTTCCAGTCCCAGCTCGATGCCACCGAGCCGCTCTTGGGCGAGGACCTGGACGTGCTGCTGTGGCCCGAAGGGGGAATCGACGCCGACCCGCTGCGAAACGAGTCGGTGGCGCGCGTGCTCGACCAGCTCGCCGCGTCGTTGGACGCGCCCCTCATCGTCAACGCCGCCACCCAGCGCGACGACGCGGTCTACAACACCTCGATGCTGTGGGAGCCGGACGCAGACAACCCCGTCGCGCTCCACGACAAGCGCACTCCGGTGCCTTTCGGGGAGTACGTCCCCGACCGGTGGTTCTTCGAGGCGATCGTGCCGGACCTCGTCGGGCTCATCCAGCGCGAGTACACCCCGGGCACGAACCCGCCCGTCTTCGATGTCGACGGCGTGAACGTGGGTCTGGCGATCTGCTTCGACGTGATCTACGACGACGTGGTGTGGGAGGGGGCGCGCGACGGAGCGGAGGTCTACATGATGCAGACCAACAACGCCGACTTCCGCGACACCGACGAGAACCTGCAACAGCTGGCCTTCGCCCGCATGCGTGCGATCGAAACCGGGCGTGCCGTGGTGAACCTCTCGACCGTGGGCACCAGCCAGGTGATCGCCCCCGACGGCACCGTGATCGACGGGCTTGCTGCCGGCGAAGCCGGTGCGATGGTCACCGACGTTCCGCTGCGCACCGGATTGACCCCTGCCGTCGTCATCGGCGGCGCCGTGAAGCTCGTGCTGGGCTGGGGGAGTGTGCTGGCTTTCGCCGTGCTCGCCGGGGCCCACCTCATGTCGGCGCGACGTCGTGCCGCACAAACGACGAAGCCGGCCCCCGAAGGGACCGGCGTCACCGAATCGGTCTGA